From Pongo pygmaeus isolate AG05252 chromosome 22, NHGRI_mPonPyg2-v2.0_pri, whole genome shotgun sequence, one genomic window encodes:
- the ITGB2 gene encoding integrin beta-2: MLGLRPPLLALVGLLSLGCVLSQECTKFKVSSCRECIESGPGCTWCQKLNFTGPGDPDSIRCDTRPQLLKRGCAADDIMDPTSLAETQEDHDGGQKQLSPQKVTLYLRPGQAAAFNVTFRRAKGYPIDLYYLMDLSYSMLDDLRNVKKLGGDLLRALNEITESGRIGFGSFVDKTVLPFVNTHPEKLRNPCPNKEKECQPPFAFRHVLKLTDNSNQFQTEVGKQLISGNLDAPEGGLDAMMQVAACPEEIGWRNVTRLLVFATDDGFHFAGDGKLGAILTPNDGRCHLEDNMYKKSNEFDYPSVGQLAHKLAENNIQPIFAVTSRMVKTYEKLTEIIPKSAVGELSEDSSNVVQLIKNAYNKLSSRVFLDHNALPDTLKVTYDSFCSNGVTHRNQPRGDCDGVQINVPITFQVKVTATECIQEQSFVIRALGFTDIVTVQVLPQCECRCRDQSRDRSLCHGKGFLECGICRCDTGYIGKNCECQTQGRSRQELEGSCRKDNNSIVCSGLGDCVCGQCLCHTSDVPGKQIYGQYCECDTVNCERYNGQVCGGPGRGLCFCGKCRCLPGFEGSACQCERTTEGCLNPRRVECSGRGRCRCNVCECHSGYQPPLCQECPGCPSPCGKLISCAECLKFEKGPLGKNCSAACQRRQLSNNPVKGKTCKERDSEGCWVTYTLEQQDGMDRYLIYVDESRECVAGPNIAAIVGGTVAGIVLIGILLLAIWKALIHLSDLREYRRFEKEKLKSQWNNDNPLFKSATTTVMNPKFAES, encoded by the exons ATGCTGGGCCTGCGCCCCCCACTGCTCGCCCTGGTGGGGCTGCTCTCCCTCGGGTGTG TCCTCTCTCAGGAGTGCACGAAGTTCAAGGTTAGCAGCTGCCGGGAATGCATTGAGTCGGGGCCCGGCTGCACCTGGTGCCAGAAGCTG AACTTCACAGGGCCTGGGGATCCTGACTCCATTCGCTGCGACACCCGGCCACAGCTGCTCAAGAGGGGCTGTGCGGCTGACGACATCATGGACCCCACGAGCCTCGCTGAAACCCAGGAAGACCATGATGGGGGCCAGAAGCAGCTGTCCCCACAAAAAGTGACGCTTTACCTGCGACCAG GCCAGGCAGCAGCGTTCAACGTGACCTTCCGGCGGGCCAAGGGCTACCCCATCGACCTGTACTACCTGATGGACCTCTCCTACTCCATGCTCGATGACCTCAGGAATGTCAAGAAGCTGGGTGGCGACCTGCTCCGGGCCCTCAATGAGATCACTGAGTCCGGCCGCATTG GCTTTGGGTCCTTCGTGGACAAGACCGTGCTGCCGTTCGTGAACACGCACCCCGAGAAGCTGCGAAACCCTTGCCCCAACAAGGAGAAAGAGTGCCAGCCCCCGTTTGCCTTCAGGCACGTGCTGAAGCTGACCGACAACTCCAACCAGTTTCAGACCGAAGTCGGGAAGCAGTTGATTTCCGGAAACCTGGATGCACCCGAGGGTGGGCTGGACGCCATGATGCAGGTCGCCGCCTGCCCG GAGGAAATCGGCTGGCGCAACGTCACGCGGCTGCTGGTGTTTGCCACTGATGACGGCTTCCATTTCGCGGGCGACGGGAAGCTGGGCGCCATCCTGACCCCCAACGATGGCCGCTGTCACCTGGAGGACAACATGTACAAGAAGAGCAATGAATTC GACTACCCATCGGTGGGCCAGCTGGCACACAAGCTGGCTGAAAACAACATCCAGCCCATCTTCGCGGTGACCAGTAGGATGGTGAAGACCTACGAG AAACTCACCGAGATCATCCCCAAGTCAGCCGTGGGGGAGCTGTCTGAGGACTCCAGCAACGTGGTCCAGCTCATTAAGAATGCTTACAAT AAACTCTCCTCCAGGGTCTTCCTGGATCACAACGCCCTCCCCGACACCCTGAAAGTCACCTATGACTCCTTCTGCAGCAATGGAGTGACGCACAGGAACCAGCCCAGAGGTGACTGTGATGGCGTGCAGATCAATGTCCCG ATCACCTTCCAGGTGAAGGTCACGGCTACAGAGTGCATCCAGGAGCAGTCGTTTGTCATCCGGGCGCTGGGCTTCACGGACATAGTGACCGTGCAGGTCCTTCCCCAGTGCGAGTGCCGGTGCCGGGACCAGAGCAGAGACCGCAGCCTCTGCCATGGCAAGGGCTTCTTGGAGTGCGGCATCTGCAG GTGTGACACCGGCTACATTGGGAAAAACTGTGAGTGCCAGACACAGGGCCGGAGCAGACAGGAGCTGGAAGGAAGCTGCCGGAAGGACAACAACTCCATCGTCTGCTCAGGGCTGGGGGACTGTGTCTGCGGGCAGTGCCTGTGCCACACCAGCGACGTCCCTGGCAAGCAGATATATGGGCAGTACTGCGAGTGTGACACCGTCAACTGTGAGCGCTACAACGGCCAGGTCTGCGGCGGCCCGG GGAGGGGGCTCTGCTTCTGCGGGAAGTGCCGCTGCCTCCCGGGCTTCGAGGGCTCCGCGTGCCAGTGCGAGAGGACCACCGAGGGCTGCCTGAACCCGCGGCGCGTTGAGTGCAGTGGCCGTGGCCGGTGCCGCTGCAACGTATGTGAGTGCCATTCAGGCTACCAGCCGCCTCTGTGCCAGGAGTGCCCCGGCTGCCCCTCACCCTGCGGCAAGCTCAT CTCCTGTGCCGAGTGCCTGAAGTTTGAAAAGGGCCCCCTCGGGAAGAACTGCAGTGCGGCGTGTCAGCGCCGGCAGCTGTCGAACAACCCCGTGAAGGGCAAGACCTGCAAGGAGAGGGACTCAGAGGGCTGCTGGGTGACCTACACACTGGAGCAGCAGGACGGGATGGACCGCTACCTCATCTATGTGGATGAAAGCCGAG AGTGTGTGGCAGGCCCCAACATCGCCGCCATCGTCGGGGGCACCGTGGCAGGCATCGTGCTGATTGGCATCCTCCTCCTGGCCATCTGGAAGGCTCTGATCCACCTGAGTGACCTCCGGGAGTACAGGCGCTTTGAGAAGGAGAAGCTCAAGTCCCAGTGGAACAAC